From Candidatus Omnitrophota bacterium:
GAACGTTTTTTTGCTTTTTTGCATGGAAACTATCAGGGCCGGATTCTCTTTTTTCCCGACATCACCGATTGGTATAAAGCCCGCCGTACTCCCCTCGGCGAGCCGCAGCGATACGAACCGGGGCAGATTATTTATGACGACGATCCCTTTCACCGGCAAAACCGCGATATGCCGCCGAAATTTCGGGATTGGACGCTGCTGGATTTTTATCGGCGCTGCGGCTGGGGATGCCCAATTCATCTTTACAAATGGCGCGAGGAAGTACGGGACGGATGGCGTCAAGACATACGCTTCGATAACGGTAAAGAATACGCCCTGTTAAAAACCCCCATCGGCGAGCTGCGCCGGGTACGCACTCTGGCCGCCGATGGCAGTTACTGCATTACCGAACATTTCGCCAAAACAATTAAAGATTTGGATATCCTGCTTTGGGCGGTTCGGCATACATCGATATCCATTCGTTTCGACCGCATTCAAAAAGCGTTGGAGGCGCTGGATGGATTCGGCGTCATTGACATTCCCGTTGGCCGCTCTCCCTTCGGAACCTTCATTCACGACGCGATGGGACTCTATCAAGGAATCTTCGCGCTGCATGACGAACTGGCGGCGGTGGAGCGTTTTCTCGACAGCTTAGCCGAGCCGTTCTTGCAGACGATTCGCGCCGCCGCGCAGACTCCCGCCCGCATCGTCATCGTCAGCGATCACGCCGATGAATATCTCATCTGTCCGCCGCACTATCAAAAATACTGCCTTCCGATCTATCAAAAAGCCTGCGTCATACTTCATGAAGCGGGCAAGATCGTTTCCACCCATGTGGACGGCAACCTGCATGGTCATTTTCGCCTATTGCCGCAAACCGGTTTCGACCTGTTGGACGGCTGCACTCCCGCGCCTATGAGCAACTAC
This genomic window contains:
- a CDS encoding uroporphyrinogen decarboxylase family protein, producing MTAHPSPLLRERFFAFLHGNYQGRILFFPDITDWYKARRTPLGEPQRYEPGQIIYDDDPFHRQNRDMPPKFRDWTLLDFYRRCGWGCPIHLYKWREEVRDGWRQDIRFDNGKEYALLKTPIGELRRVRTLAADGSYCITEHFAKTIKDLDILLWAVRHTSISIRFDRIQKALEALDGFGVIDIPVGRSPFGTFIHDAMGLYQGIFALHDELAAVERFLDSLAEPFLQTIRAAAQTPARIVIVSDHADEYLICPPHYQKYCLPIYQKACVILHEAGKIVSTHVDGNLHGHFRLLPQTGFDLLDGCTPAPMSNYSVSELSAALGDKLYAYCGIPACLFAANRPDEEILAWAETIERESRGRMILNVGDILSPEGNIEQVIRVGEWVG